In one window of Pseudomonadota bacterium DNA:
- the moaC gene encoding cyclic pyranopterin monophosphate synthase MoaC: MTDKLTHFDDEGRAQMVDVSGKAETERIAVAEGRVHMLPSTLELIVSGNVKKGDVLAVARLAGIMAAKKTADLVPLCHPLSLSSVTVDLTPNRDDNTVDIQATCKLAGRTGVEMEALTAVSVAALTVYDMVKAVDRAMTIGDIRLSHKSGGKSGTFTRPA; the protein is encoded by the coding sequence ATGACCGACAAGCTCACCCATTTCGATGATGAAGGCCGCGCCCAGATGGTCGACGTCTCCGGCAAGGCGGAGACCGAACGCATCGCCGTTGCCGAAGGCCGCGTCCACATGCTGCCATCCACGTTGGAGTTGATTGTCTCCGGCAACGTCAAGAAAGGCGACGTGCTTGCGGTCGCGCGTTTGGCTGGGATCATGGCGGCAAAGAAGACAGCCGATCTCGTTCCGCTGTGTCATCCGTTGTCGTTGAGTTCGGTGACGGTCGACCTGACACCCAACCGCGACGACAACACCGTCGACATCCAAGCGACGTGCAAACTGGCCGGGCGCACCGGCGTCGAGATGGAGGCACTGACCGCCGTGTCGGTTGCCGCGTTGACGGTCTACGACATGGTGAAGGCCGTCGACCGCGCGATGACCATCGGCGACATCAGGCTATCCCACAAGTCGGGCGGAAAGTCCGGCACGTTCACGCGCCCCGCATGA